DNA from Asticcacaulis sp. ZE23SCel15:
CGCCTCGACCGAAGGCGGCATGGACATCGAAGAAGTTGCCCATTCAACGCCTGAGAAGATTCTGAGCTTCACTATCGATCCCGCTACGGGCGTGTTCCCGCATCACGGCCGGACCCTGTCGGCAGCGCTTGGCCTCAAGGGCGACCTGTCCAAGCAAGCCTATAAGCTGCTCCAGCAACTGTACGCGGCGTTCAACGCCAAGGACATGGACATGCTGGAAATCAACCCGCTGATCATCACCGGCGACGACCAGCTTCTGGTTCTGGACGCCAAGGTGTCGTTCGATTCCAATTCCCTGTTCCGTCATCCGGACATTCAGGCCCTGCGCGACCTGACCGAAGAAGACCCCAAGGAAATCGAAGCCTCCAAGTTCGACCTCAGCTACATCGCCCTTGACGGCGAAATCGGCTGCATGGTCAACGGTGCCGGTCTGGCCATGGCCACGCTCGACATCATCAAGCTGTACGGTTCTGAGCCTGCCAACTTCCTCGACGTCGGTGGCGGTGCCACGACTGAAAAGGTGACAGCCGCGTTCAAGATCATCACCTCCGACCCCAAGGTCAAAGGCATTCTGGTCAACATCTTTGGTGGCATCATGAAGTGCGACATCATCGCGACCGGTGTGATCACCGCCGTGAAAGAAGTCGGCCTTAAGGTTCCGCTGGTGGTGCGCTTAGAGGGCACCAATGTCGAACTGGGCAAGAAAATCATCAATGAGTCGGGCCTGAATGTCATCGCCGCCGACGATCTGGCCGATGCGGCCGCGAAAATTGTCAAAGCTGTGAAGGGCTAAGTCACCATGTCAATCCTGATCAACAAAGACACCAAGATCATCACCCAAGGGTTCACCGGCGCGCAAGGCACCTTCCACTCCGAGCAGGCCATTGCCTATTACGGCACCAAGGTCGTCGGCGGGGTTACACCGGGCAAGGGCGGCACGACCCATATCGGTCTGCCGGTTTACGACTCGGTCGCCGAAGCCAAAGAACGTACCGGTGCCACGGCCTCGGCCATCTACGTGCCGCCGCCCTTCGCGGCTGACGCCATCCTTGAAGCCATCGAAGCGG
Protein-coding regions in this window:
- the sucC gene encoding ADP-forming succinate--CoA ligase subunit beta, whose amino-acid sequence is MNIHEHQAKAVLKEFGVAVPRGYPAFSPKEALEAAKNLKDDSTKVWVVKSQIHAGGRGKGKFDGLGADAKGGVRVVKSPAEVEANADEMLGRVLVTHQTGPAGKQVNRLYIEEGADIKKELYLSLLVDRVSSRVSVVASTEGGMDIEEVAHSTPEKILSFTIDPATGVFPHHGRTLSAALGLKGDLSKQAYKLLQQLYAAFNAKDMDMLEINPLIITGDDQLLVLDAKVSFDSNSLFRHPDIQALRDLTEEDPKEIEASKFDLSYIALDGEIGCMVNGAGLAMATLDIIKLYGSEPANFLDVGGGATTEKVTAAFKIITSDPKVKGILVNIFGGIMKCDIIATGVITAVKEVGLKVPLVVRLEGTNVELGKKIINESGLNVIAADDLADAAAKIVKAVKG